In Calothrix sp. PCC 7507, one DNA window encodes the following:
- the mutT gene encoding 8-oxo-dGTP diphosphatase MutT, with amino-acid sequence MSETSSRLPHKIIGVAVIWNEQEQILIDRRRPEGAMGGLWEFPGGKIEPGETIEECIQREISEELGIEIAVGEHLITIDHTYTSLRVTLTVHQCRHLTGVPQPLESDEIRWVSLADLEKFAFPQANVQIIAVLKGLGAKDWGR; translated from the coding sequence ATGAGTGAAACCAGTTCCCGCCTGCCCCATAAAATCATTGGTGTTGCTGTAATTTGGAATGAACAAGAGCAAATATTAATCGATAGGCGTCGTCCAGAAGGAGCAATGGGGGGTTTGTGGGAGTTTCCTGGAGGCAAAATTGAGCCAGGTGAAACTATCGAGGAGTGTATTCAGCGAGAAATTTCTGAGGAACTAGGAATAGAAATTGCAGTAGGGGAACATCTCATCACTATTGATCACACCTATACTAGTTTGCGTGTTACTCTCACGGTTCATCAGTGTCGCCATCTTACAGGTGTGCCACAACCACTGGAATCTGATGAAATTCGTTGGGTAAGTTTGGCTGATCTCGAAAAGTTTGCCTTTCCCCAAGCAAATGTTCAAATTATCGCGGTTTTAAAGGGATTGGGGGCTAAGGACTGGGGAAGATAA
- a CDS encoding sensor histidine kinase, with protein sequence MDNQNDVIHMQALEKNNRILQKKLSRCEAERRQLESDIATKEFLLKKVISELESSQTDLEQRSQELENTLDSLHKMQVQMIQSEKMSALGQMVAGIAHEINNPVSFIYGNLEHIKQYTENLLQLIELYHRYFPNPPSEIQTERRAIDLEFLAKDAPRVLHSMHIGTERIRDIVLSLRNFSRLDESELKAVDIHQGIDNTLLILQHRLKATGKSPKIEVIRDYGNLSLVECCAGQMNQVFMNILANAIDALEELNTKRTAQEIQDHPSRITISTSVVDSQWVKIAIADNGTGIPESIQKQILNPFFTTKPVGKGTGMGMAISYQIITEKHGGKLEFFSTPGKGTEFVVLIPLHSRQ encoded by the coding sequence ATGGATAACCAAAACGATGTCATACATATGCAAGCGTTGGAAAAAAACAACCGCATCTTGCAGAAAAAGTTGTCTCGCTGCGAAGCTGAACGCCGCCAACTTGAGAGTGACATTGCCACAAAAGAATTCTTGCTGAAGAAAGTCATTTCTGAGTTAGAAAGCTCTCAAACAGACTTGGAACAGAGAAGCCAAGAGTTAGAAAATACGCTAGATAGTTTGCATAAGATGCAGGTGCAGATGATTCAAAGCGAAAAGATGTCTGCTCTGGGTCAAATGGTGGCTGGGATTGCTCACGAAATCAACAATCCCGTTAGTTTTATTTACGGAAATTTAGAACATATCAAGCAATATACCGAGAACTTACTGCAATTGATCGAGCTTTATCACCGTTACTTCCCCAACCCACCTAGCGAAATTCAAACCGAACGTCGAGCCATTGATTTAGAGTTTTTGGCAAAAGACGCGCCTCGGGTATTGCACTCAATGCACATTGGGACGGAACGTATACGGGATATTGTGCTGTCACTACGTAACTTTTCCCGCCTGGATGAAAGTGAGTTAAAAGCTGTGGATATTCATCAAGGTATTGACAATACTTTGCTGATTTTGCAGCACCGTCTCAAAGCCACTGGCAAAAGCCCAAAAATTGAGGTGATCCGAGACTACGGTAATTTGTCTCTTGTAGAATGCTGTGCCGGACAGATGAACCAGGTGTTTATGAACATTTTAGCAAATGCGATCGATGCCCTCGAAGAACTCAACACCAAACGAACTGCTCAGGAAATCCAAGATCATCCCAGTCGCATTACGATTAGTACTTCCGTTGTCGATTCGCAGTGGGTAAAAATTGCGATCGCTGACAATGGGACTGGAATTCCTGAATCGATTCAAAAACAGATTTTAAATCCATTCTTTACCACAAAACCTGTCGGCAAGGGAACTGGAATGGGAATGGCTATCAGTTATCAAATCATCACCGAAAAACATGGTGGCAAGTTAGAATTTTTTTCGACACCTGGAAAAGGTACAGAGTTTGTGGTTCTAATTCCTCTCCATAGCAGGCAATAG
- a CDS encoding DUF3007 family protein, with translation MRRIDAIGIGLGVFVAGGLAYALLQLVGLDGEKAGIWSQVLLVSGLVGWLATYIVRAVGQKMTYHQQREQYEQAFFEKRLAELTPEELAKIQAEIEQEKQTQL, from the coding sequence ATGCGACGCATTGACGCAATCGGAATTGGCTTAGGCGTTTTTGTAGCTGGCGGTCTAGCATATGCTCTATTGCAGCTAGTTGGTTTAGATGGGGAAAAAGCTGGTATATGGAGCCAAGTCTTGCTAGTCAGTGGTTTGGTTGGCTGGTTAGCTACATATATTGTCCGTGCGGTGGGGCAAAAAATGACCTACCATCAACAGCGTGAACAGTATGAACAAGCCTTCTTTGAAAAACGCCTAGCAGAACTCACTCCCGAAGAACTAGCAAAAATTCAAGCGGAAATCGAACAAGAAAAGCAAACTCAGCTGTAA
- the trpA gene encoding tryptophan synthase subunit alpha has protein sequence MTAISDRFETLGRNHECALIPFITAGDPDLATTAAALRTLDRSGADIIELGVPYSDPLADGPVIQAAATRALQRGTTLDQVLEMLQATTPSLRSPIVLFTYYNPILHLGIEKFIQKIATSGAAGLVVPDLPLEEAEGLLQASSEAGIDLTLFVAPTSSSERIEAIARSSQGFIYLITVTGVTGIRSQTETRVSDLLKQIRDVTDKPIGVGFGISQVSQARQVRDWGADAVIVGSAFVKRLAEGTPEQGLKAIAEFCQSLKAAIKTGDTSTNTYLDETK, from the coding sequence ATGACAGCCATTTCCGATCGCTTTGAAACTCTAGGACGAAATCACGAGTGCGCTCTGATTCCGTTTATTACTGCTGGTGATCCAGATTTAGCCACCACAGCAGCAGCATTGCGAACTCTGGATCGCAGTGGTGCGGACATTATTGAACTGGGAGTTCCCTACTCCGATCCGCTGGCGGATGGGCCAGTAATTCAAGCTGCTGCTACCCGCGCCTTACAACGAGGAACAACGTTAGATCAAGTGCTGGAAATGTTGCAAGCAACTACTCCGAGCTTACGATCGCCTATTGTTCTATTTACCTACTACAATCCAATTTTGCACCTGGGGATTGAGAAGTTTATCCAGAAAATTGCGACTTCAGGGGCAGCAGGCTTGGTTGTGCCTGATTTACCCTTAGAAGAGGCTGAGGGGTTACTCCAAGCATCTAGTGAGGCGGGAATTGATTTAACCTTGTTTGTAGCGCCCACAAGCTCTAGTGAACGGATAGAGGCGATCGCTCGCTCCTCCCAAGGATTTATCTATTTGATTACTGTTACAGGAGTTACGGGTATCCGCTCTCAAACGGAAACGCGAGTGTCAGATTTACTCAAACAAATTCGTGATGTTACTGATAAACCTATTGGTGTAGGCTTTGGTATCTCCCAAGTATCCCAAGCTCGCCAAGTCAGAGATTGGGGAGCAGATGCGGTGATTGTGGGTAGCGCTTTTGTCAAACGTCTAGCAGAAGGCACTCCGGAGCAGGGATTAAAGGCGATCGCTGAATTTTGCCAAAGTCTCAAGGCAGCTATCAAGACAGGTGACACTAGTACAAATACTTACCTTGATGAAACTAAGTAA
- the ndhL gene encoding NAD(P)H-quinone oxidoreductase subunit L: protein MIVALLYLILAGAYLLVIPVAVLFYLKQRWYVASSVERTLMYFLVFFFFPGLLVLSPFVNLRPQPRQIEV, encoded by the coding sequence ATGATTGTAGCCCTGCTGTATCTGATTTTGGCTGGAGCTTATTTGTTAGTCATTCCAGTAGCTGTTCTATTTTATTTGAAGCAGCGGTGGTATGTAGCTAGCTCTGTGGAGCGCACCTTGATGTACTTTCTGGTGTTCTTCTTTTTTCCGGGGTTGTTGGTTTTATCGCCGTTTGTGAATTTACGACCCCAGCCACGACAAATTGAAGTTTAG
- the nblB gene encoding phycobilisome degradation protein NblB has protein sequence MSITPESVRQLLSSEDLGDRLRAVNQIRQLEPTIGFELIQSAVNDSNSRVRYSAVSQMDTLGAQDLELSLNLLRDLLNDPEPDVQAAAADCLGALKLHAAFEDLQQLYNTTPEWLVKFSIIATLGELGDPRGFELLKQALVSNNELIQTAAISSFGELGNIQAVPLLSPYVTSSDWQVRYRVMQALSRLGGVDAKSLLETLADDEVEAIANEAKQALQSV, from the coding sequence ATGAGTATTACTCCTGAGTCTGTTAGGCAATTGCTTAGTTCTGAGGATTTAGGCGATCGCTTGCGGGCTGTAAATCAAATTCGCCAATTGGAGCCGACTATTGGTTTTGAACTAATTCAAAGTGCAGTCAATGATAGCAATTCCCGCGTCCGCTACTCAGCAGTAAGTCAGATGGATACACTTGGCGCACAAGATTTAGAGTTATCGTTGAATCTATTGCGTGATTTACTCAATGATCCTGAACCTGATGTCCAAGCAGCAGCCGCCGACTGTTTAGGTGCGCTGAAACTACATGCAGCTTTTGAAGACTTGCAGCAGCTTTACAATACAACCCCTGAGTGGTTAGTAAAATTCAGTATTATCGCTACATTAGGAGAGTTGGGAGATCCGCGAGGCTTTGAACTACTCAAACAAGCACTCGTTTCTAACAATGAATTAATCCAAACTGCTGCTATTAGTTCTTTCGGCGAGTTAGGAAATATACAGGCTGTTCCTCTGTTATCACCCTATGTCACTAGTTCAGATTGGCAAGTACGCTATCGAGTTATGCAAGCTTTAAGTCGGTTGGGTGGTGTTGATGCCAAATCTTTATTAGAAACTCTGGCTGATGATGAAGTAGAGGCGATCGCTAATGAAGCCAAACAAGCTTTGCAGTCAGTCTAA
- the thrC gene encoding threonine synthase, whose amino-acid sequence MTLSLSVAKSHHQPWPGLIEAYREYLPVSENTPVVTLLEGNTPLIPAPAIAARIGKQVRVFLKYDGLNPTGSFKDRGMTMAISKAKEDGAKAVICASTGNTSAAAAAYARRGGMSAFVLIPDGYVALGKLAQALLYGAEVLAIKGNFDRALEIVCEMAQSYPITLVNSVNPYRLEGQKTAAFEIVDALGNAPDWLCIPVGNAGNISAYWMGFCQYHQAGKCDRLPKMMGFQAAGAAPLVNGHPVAHPETLATAIRIGNPASWDKAVAAQSASQGHFHAVTDAEILDAYRLLASSEGIFCEPASAASVAGLLQVKDQIPAGATVVCVLTGNGLKDPDTAIKHSHSQFKQGIEAEVEAVAEAMGLS is encoded by the coding sequence GTGACTTTGAGCCTGTCTGTTGCTAAATCTCATCACCAACCTTGGCCTGGGCTGATAGAAGCCTATCGTGAATATTTGCCCGTCAGCGAAAACACGCCGGTTGTCACCCTGTTGGAAGGTAATACCCCTCTAATTCCAGCGCCAGCGATCGCCGCACGTATTGGTAAACAAGTCCGTGTGTTTTTGAAATATGACGGTCTTAACCCCACTGGTAGCTTCAAAGACCGGGGAATGACAATGGCGATTTCCAAAGCTAAGGAAGACGGAGCCAAGGCGGTAATATGTGCGAGTACAGGCAATACCTCGGCAGCAGCAGCAGCTTATGCTAGGCGTGGTGGTATGAGTGCCTTTGTGCTAATTCCCGATGGCTATGTGGCTTTGGGTAAGTTGGCACAGGCATTGCTTTATGGGGCTGAGGTACTGGCAATTAAAGGTAATTTTGACCGCGCTCTGGAAATTGTCTGCGAGATGGCTCAAAGCTATCCGATAACTTTAGTGAATTCGGTTAATCCCTACCGTCTAGAAGGGCAGAAAACAGCAGCATTTGAAATTGTAGATGCTTTGGGTAATGCTCCCGATTGGTTGTGTATCCCAGTGGGTAATGCGGGAAATATCAGTGCATATTGGATGGGATTTTGTCAATATCATCAAGCCGGAAAGTGCGATCGCTTACCAAAAATGATGGGTTTCCAAGCAGCAGGAGCAGCACCTCTAGTTAACGGACACCCAGTAGCCCATCCCGAAACTTTAGCTACAGCCATTCGGATTGGCAACCCCGCTAGCTGGGACAAAGCCGTCGCCGCTCAATCAGCTAGTCAAGGACATTTTCATGCTGTTACTGATGCAGAAATTCTCGATGCTTATCGATTATTGGCATCATCTGAAGGCATTTTTTGTGAACCTGCCAGCGCGGCTTCTGTGGCTGGTTTGTTACAGGTAAAAGACCAAATTCCCGCAGGCGCAACAGTGGTTTGTGTCCTCACCGGCAATGGTCTTAAAGACCCAGATACAGCCATCAAACATAGCCACAGTCAATTTAAACAAGGCATTGAGGCGGAAGTAGAAGCAGTAGCGGAGGCTATGGGATTATCGTAA
- a CDS encoding pentapeptide repeat-containing protein encodes MITYLRPLIFVIFSLTPYLISQGNNFLQQRKIEQLLITRKCVGCNLAGVNLAGINLEKIDLRSTDLQGANLKNANLRYANLEWTDLRSANLQGADLTGATLKNTLLVDTNFQGANLAASNWERAVFRNANLSHANLEKAAKVNNIQDSHSVILCKTILPNGMTSDRCDKPTYKI; translated from the coding sequence ATGATTACCTACTTGCGTCCCTTGATTTTTGTAATTTTTTCCCTGACTCCATATCTGATTTCTCAAGGTAATAACTTTCTGCAACAGCGGAAGATTGAACAGCTTTTAATCACAAGGAAATGTGTAGGCTGTAATTTAGCAGGAGTTAATTTAGCAGGAATAAACTTAGAAAAAATCGATCTGCGTTCAACAGACCTTCAGGGAGCTAACCTCAAAAATGCTAATTTACGCTATGCAAATTTAGAGTGGACAGACCTCCGCTCTGCCAACTTGCAGGGAGCAGATTTGACTGGCGCAACCCTGAAAAATACTTTGCTAGTTGACACCAATTTCCAGGGTGCGAATTTAGCAGCATCTAACTGGGAAAGAGCCGTCTTTAGAAATGCTAATCTCAGTCATGCAAATCTGGAAAAAGCTGCCAAAGTTAATAATATTCAGGATAGTCATTCGGTTATTCTCTGCAAAACTATACTACCAAACGGGATGACATCCGATCGCTGTGACAAGCCTACATATAAAATTTGA
- a CDS encoding iron uptake porin produces the protein MWLAWLIIAGIHGFEQKAIAQEDSLPAAKESTDLTSSPLFLSPSPVDQSLSESDEPMAQVTSVSQLKDVQPTDWAFPALQSLVERYGCIAGYPDNSYRGNRALTRYEFAAGVNACLDRVNELIATSTSDLVSREDLATLQKLQSEFANELAMLRGRIDSLEARTNDVAANQFSTTTKLSGLLIVGVQGRSSNRGDVNPRDGIKDTNDSGTNINLISLTQLSLTTQFTPRSYLFTSLLYGKGGTSPRFNNNDVTRDRVSRNDVLLGYEFPTNNVIINHLHYHWLVADNLAVMVGTEGVNMTNAFRGPNQVESAATGPLSLFAQRNPILNMGFGHGGLAVDWQFAKRASLQAVYSSYQPGNPGKGSGLFDGNTTTGVQLLLTPTDAVDLSLYYVNNYSSDGCLLTFVGDECLTAKSEPLQTNAVGATVTWQISPRITFGAWGGYTTSYIPGRSGNVETTNYMLFLNFPDLFAKGNLGGIYIGQPPKITNSNLTDGSNVPDSINTGLGRAGGQPGTTTQIEAFYRFQLTDNISITPGIIHILEPGNTPDSDPVTIGILRSTFIF, from the coding sequence ATGTGGCTCGCATGGTTAATAATTGCGGGAATTCATGGATTTGAACAAAAAGCCATAGCTCAAGAGGATAGCCTCCCAGCAGCAAAGGAGAGTACAGATTTAACTTCATCTCCTCTGTTCCTCTCTCCATCGCCTGTAGATCAGTCTTTGTCAGAAAGTGATGAACCGATGGCGCAAGTCACATCGGTTTCACAACTGAAGGATGTACAACCTACAGATTGGGCGTTCCCAGCATTGCAGTCTTTGGTGGAACGCTACGGCTGCATCGCAGGTTATCCAGATAATAGCTATCGCGGGAATCGGGCTTTAACTCGGTATGAATTTGCCGCAGGTGTAAATGCTTGCCTGGATAGAGTCAACGAGTTAATTGCTACAAGCACTAGTGATTTAGTCAGTCGTGAAGATTTAGCCACCCTGCAAAAATTACAGTCAGAATTTGCCAACGAATTAGCAATGTTGCGGGGTCGAATTGATAGTTTAGAAGCCCGTACCAACGACGTTGCAGCCAACCAATTCTCTACAACAACTAAACTAAGTGGACTGTTAATAGTTGGTGTCCAAGGACGGAGTAGTAATCGTGGTGATGTTAATCCTAGAGATGGGATCAAAGATACTAATGATAGTGGTACAAATATTAACCTGATCTCCCTAACCCAGCTATCTTTAACTACTCAATTCACGCCCCGCAGTTACTTATTTACAAGTCTGTTATATGGTAAAGGTGGTACTAGCCCAAGATTTAATAACAATGATGTCACTCGCGACAGAGTTTCTCGTAATGATGTTCTACTTGGCTACGAATTTCCTACAAATAACGTCATCATTAACCACCTCCATTATCACTGGCTGGTTGCCGACAACTTAGCAGTGATGGTGGGAACAGAAGGCGTTAACATGACGAATGCTTTCCGAGGTCCAAATCAAGTAGAAAGTGCAGCTACAGGACCATTGTCACTTTTTGCACAAAGAAACCCAATTTTAAATATGGGGTTTGGTCACGGTGGTCTAGCTGTTGATTGGCAATTTGCCAAACGTGCTAGTTTACAGGCTGTTTATTCTAGTTATCAACCCGGAAATCCTGGTAAAGGCAGCGGTTTATTTGATGGTAATACCACTACAGGTGTGCAACTACTGTTAACACCAACTGATGCTGTAGATTTGAGTTTATATTATGTGAATAATTACTCTTCTGATGGTTGTTTGCTGACTTTTGTGGGTGATGAATGTTTAACTGCAAAATCAGAACCTCTACAAACTAATGCTGTTGGTGCTACTGTAACATGGCAAATTTCGCCCCGGATTACCTTCGGTGCTTGGGGTGGTTATACTACTTCTTATATTCCTGGGCGATCGGGAAATGTAGAAACAACAAATTATATGTTATTTCTCAATTTCCCAGATTTGTTTGCTAAAGGTAATTTAGGTGGAATTTATATTGGACAGCCACCCAAAATTACAAATAGCAATCTAACTGACGGTAGCAATGTTCCTGACTCGATTAATACAGGATTAGGACGTGCAGGTGGACAACCAGGAACGACTACTCAAATCGAAGCATTTTATCGGTTCCAACTCACAGATAACATCAGTATTACACCAGGGATAATTCACATTTTGGAACCTGGAAATACACCAGATAGCGACCCAGTTACTATTGGTATTCTGCGGAGTACATTTATTTTTTGA
- a CDS encoding FIST signal transduction protein, translating into MFRVVVGHSDDPDSQNAIAEVLQACNRSLGESIPQAGILFTAIDFDHALILQRIQDAFPGIELIGGTTNGEISSILEFQQDSITLMLFATDEVEIRAGIGRGASKNPNLAAQEAIAQAKAKSTSQPQLCLTFPDSLTSNGVLILEGLKQSLGEDIPIIGGMAADDYTFEKTYQFFQGEVLSDSVPVLLFSGNILFSHGVASGWTPISKRSRVTKVNGNVVYEIDGQRALDFYQHYLGAERFASNYAIHALAVFEDQDHFYLRAPHSYDQQSGSITFFSDIPEQAVVQITDATRDNILSASEASLKIALANYPGVEPTAALLISCAARRRILGTFAREEYQLVKTHLSETLPCCGFYAYGEIAPLVAGGQTQFHNKTFVTLLMGTQRLVYG; encoded by the coding sequence GTGTTTCGAGTTGTTGTTGGTCATAGTGACGATCCTGATTCTCAAAACGCGATCGCTGAAGTTCTTCAAGCATGTAATCGTTCCCTGGGAGAATCAATTCCGCAAGCTGGAATTTTATTCACTGCTATAGATTTTGACCATGCGCTAATTTTGCAACGCATCCAGGATGCTTTCCCTGGAATTGAGTTGATTGGTGGCACTACGAATGGAGAAATCTCTTCAATTCTGGAGTTTCAGCAAGATTCTATCACCTTAATGCTGTTTGCTACGGACGAAGTAGAAATTCGGGCAGGTATTGGACGAGGAGCATCGAAAAACCCAAATCTAGCTGCCCAAGAAGCGATCGCCCAAGCAAAGGCAAAGAGTACATCCCAGCCACAACTATGTCTCACCTTTCCCGATAGTCTGACAAGCAATGGAGTCTTGATTTTAGAGGGTTTAAAACAAAGCTTGGGAGAGGATATTCCCATCATTGGGGGAATGGCTGCTGACGACTATACCTTTGAAAAAACCTATCAATTTTTCCAGGGTGAAGTATTAAGTGATTCAGTACCAGTGTTGCTCTTCTCTGGAAATATACTATTTTCTCATGGCGTTGCTAGTGGTTGGACTCCTATTAGTAAACGTAGCCGTGTAACTAAAGTGAATGGTAACGTAGTCTATGAAATTGATGGACAGCGTGCCTTAGATTTCTACCAACACTATCTCGGTGCAGAACGTTTTGCGTCCAACTATGCCATCCATGCACTGGCAGTTTTTGAGGATCAAGACCATTTCTATTTGCGGGCACCTCATAGCTACGATCAACAGTCTGGTAGCATTACATTCTTCTCAGATATTCCTGAACAGGCAGTTGTACAAATTACCGATGCGACTCGTGACAACATTTTGTCAGCTTCTGAAGCATCGTTGAAAATCGCTCTCGCCAATTATCCCGGTGTGGAACCAACAGCAGCGTTGCTCATTTCTTGTGCAGCTCGGCGCCGCATTTTGGGAACTTTTGCAAGAGAAGAGTATCAGCTTGTTAAAACCCATTTATCAGAGACACTACCTTGCTGTGGTTTCTACGCTTATGGTGAAATTGCGCCTTTGGTAGCTGGAGGACAAACACAATTTCATAACAAAACGTTTGTCACACTGCTGATGGGGACACAACGATTGGTGTATGGATAA
- a CDS encoding iron uptake porin translates to MSQLMWKTLALTPAVVGMIVFISASVKAAEIPSDSEGEKANVALAEVPRFVISAEKSPVNQQLLAQVKTDENNVLENEASSQNSLSQITSVSQFSDVQPTDWAFQALQSLVERYGCIAGYPNGTYRGNRALTRYEFAAGLNACLDRVNELIATATADLATKQDLATIQRLQEEFKAELATLRGRVDALETRTAQLEAHQFSTTTKLVGEAIFAVTDSFGNNDNNNTAFQSRVRLDLQTSFTGKDTLHTRIAAGNASTLALPGGTFEGTQTFNLSPNTNNGAAIDWLAYYFPIGNSQIYVAASGAIQSDYVPTNNPYFEDFDGGNGALSTFASESPIYRIGGGAGLGVNLAFGSGNSTFKPSLTLGYLASQANNPSPGSGLFEGNYAALAQLNLNVGDRLSFAATYVHGYHGAGSALFDAGSVTGAVVGTSQANFVGGGNPYESNSYGLSAAFKPSDKLSISGFLLYSDITGLGVNNNGEVWSYGLGVALPDLGKKGNVLGIFAGAQPYLGSVGGDRPYHIEGFYKYRLTDNISITPGIIWLTSPGQTQNNSDAVIGTLRTTFNF, encoded by the coding sequence ATGTCTCAGCTAATGTGGAAAACTTTGGCATTAACTCCAGCGGTTGTGGGAATGATAGTATTTATTTCAGCTAGTGTAAAGGCTGCTGAAATACCTAGTGATTCTGAAGGAGAGAAAGCAAACGTCGCGTTGGCAGAAGTGCCAAGATTTGTTATTTCAGCAGAGAAATCACCAGTTAATCAACAATTGCTTGCCCAAGTCAAGACTGATGAGAATAATGTTTTAGAAAATGAAGCTTCTAGCCAAAATTCACTGTCGCAAATCACGTCAGTTTCTCAGTTTTCTGATGTACAGCCAACTGATTGGGCATTCCAAGCGTTGCAATCTCTAGTTGAGCGTTATGGTTGTATTGCAGGATATCCTAACGGTACTTATCGTGGCAACCGTGCTTTGACCCGTTATGAATTTGCTGCGGGTTTGAATGCTTGTTTGGATAGAGTTAATGAACTGATTGCGACAGCAACTGCTGACTTAGCAACAAAACAGGATTTGGCGACTATCCAGCGTTTGCAAGAGGAATTCAAAGCCGAGTTAGCAACGTTGCGCGGTCGAGTAGATGCGCTAGAAACACGGACTGCTCAACTAGAAGCACACCAGTTTTCCACAACCACCAAGCTAGTTGGTGAGGCAATTTTCGCTGTTACTGACAGCTTTGGCAACAACGATAACAATAATACTGCTTTCCAAAGTAGGGTACGTTTAGATTTACAAACTAGCTTCACAGGCAAAGATACCCTACACACTCGGATTGCTGCCGGTAACGCGAGTACATTGGCTTTACCAGGTGGAACATTTGAGGGGACTCAGACTTTTAATCTATCCCCCAATACCAACAATGGTGCTGCTATTGATTGGTTGGCTTATTACTTCCCGATTGGTAACTCTCAGATATACGTAGCTGCTAGCGGAGCTATTCAAAGCGATTACGTTCCTACTAATAATCCATACTTTGAGGATTTCGACGGAGGTAACGGTGCTTTGTCTACCTTTGCTTCCGAAAGTCCGATTTATCGGATTGGTGGTGGTGCGGGTTTGGGTGTTAATTTAGCTTTTGGTAGCGGCAATAGTACTTTCAAACCTTCACTAACCCTGGGTTATTTGGCATCGCAAGCGAATAATCCTAGTCCAGGTTCAGGCTTATTTGAGGGTAACTATGCAGCACTTGCACAGTTGAATTTGAATGTTGGCGATCGCCTTTCTTTCGCTGCGACCTATGTCCACGGTTATCATGGTGCAGGTAGCGCTTTATTCGATGCCGGATCTGTTACTGGTGCTGTAGTTGGTACTTCACAAGCCAACTTTGTTGGTGGTGGGAATCCTTACGAAAGTAATTCCTATGGTTTGAGCGCGGCTTTCAAACCTAGCGACAAACTCTCAATTAGCGGCTTTTTACTTTACAGCGATATTACAGGCTTGGGTGTCAATAATAATGGCGAAGTTTGGAGCTATGGACTGGGAGTAGCTTTACCAGACTTAGGTAAAAAAGGCAACGTCTTAGGTATTTTTGCTGGTGCCCAACCATACTTAGGAAGTGTGGGAGGCGATCGCCCTTATCATATAGAAGGCTTCTATAAATATCGCCTCACTGACAACATTTCCATCACCCCTGGAATAATTTGGTTAACAAGTCCAGGTCAAACTCAGAACAACAGCGATGCAGTGATTGGTACCCTACGAACTACTTTCAATTTCTAA
- a CDS encoding CBS domain-containing protein, producing the protein MPKTVDDVMSRNPIVVRTETPLKEAIQILAERRISGLPVVDDAGQLVGIISETDLMWQQTGVTPPAYIMFLDSVIYLQNPGDYERDLHKALGQTVGEVMSKNPITISPEKTVREAAKIMHDRHVHRLPVLDSAGQVIGILTRGDIVRAMAADQD; encoded by the coding sequence ATGCCTAAAACCGTTGACGACGTAATGAGCCGCAACCCAATTGTTGTCCGGACTGAAACGCCACTGAAAGAAGCTATCCAAATTCTCGCAGAACGACGCATCAGCGGGCTACCTGTTGTAGATGATGCCGGACAGTTGGTTGGCATTATCTCAGAAACTGATTTGATGTGGCAACAAACTGGTGTGACTCCGCCAGCGTACATCATGTTTCTTGATAGCGTCATCTATTTACAAAATCCTGGCGATTATGAGCGTGACTTGCATAAGGCGCTGGGACAAACAGTTGGGGAAGTCATGAGCAAAAACCCCATCACTATCTCCCCTGAGAAAACTGTAAGGGAAGCAGCCAAAATCATGCACGATCGCCATGTTCATCGTTTGCCAGTACTTGACAGCGCGGGTCAGGTAATTGGTATTCTCACTCGTGGTGACATTGTGCGAGCAATGGCAGCAGATCAAGATTAG